The nucleotide window TGACGTTACTGGTCACTTGCGTGACCAGAATGGTAGAGTGGTGAACTGAACGCATGTGGCTGCCGAGCACGCGATACTCTGTCCGAAGAGCGAGCCCGGCGTAATTCCTCTTCCCTTGGAGAACCGTACCGATGCGCCCGTTCGCTGTATCTGTCGCGCTTGTCGCGGCCCTGTCTTTGTCCGCTCTGGCCGACGATACGGTCGAGATCAAGCCCCCCGTACTCAAGGCCGGGGACAAGTTCAAGGTGACCAAGACCGAGAAGACCAAGAGCACCGAGGCGTTCGAGTTCGGTGGCAAGGCAAGCAGCAAGGACAAAGAGGATTCCCGACTCATCGTTTACACCGAGCAAGTGGTGACGGCCGGGGCGGACGGCGAGAAGCCGGCGAAAGTGGTGCGCGTGTACGAGAAGTACGATGTCACAAGTGCTAAAGACGGCCCGCCGCCGCTCAACACCCCGATCACCATCGCCAAAAAAGGGGACAAGTTCGAATTCACGGCCGACAAACCGATCGGAGAGTTTGCGACCGCACTGGAGCGCGAGTTTAACAAGCCCAACGAGCCGTCGACGAAGGACTTTCTGCCGGGCAAGCCGGTAAAATCGGGAGACTCGTGGAAAATCGATCCCACAAAGTTCGTTAAAAGCCTCGGGCAGGACAAGCTGAACGTGGACGCTGAGAAGTCGGTTATGACCGGTCGGCTGCTCAAGACGTACAAGAAAGACGGCAAGTTGTTCGGCGTGCTCGAGCTGAGCGCCACGTTCCCGCTGAAGGATCTGGGCAAAGAGGGCGTGACGCTGAAAAGCGGCACGATCAAGATGACCGTCAACACGGACGTGTGCATCGACGGAACCGACAACTCGGAGAACACCAAGTCGGTGCTCGGGTTCGATGTGGCGGCTGAGGCCATGGGCGTCAAGGTGACCGTCAAGTCCGACGGGGTGCAGAGCACCACCAAGGAATTAGTCCCGCGGAAGTGACGCCGGCTCCGTCCGGTTGCTGTCGGCGGACGCGGTGAGCGGTGAGTGCGCCGCTCGCCGACGTACAGTCGGACTCTCGGGCTTTCGGTCATTCGATAATTGATCCTTTTCCGCTCTGCATTTCTGTTGACACCTCTGTCCGGCCCGTTATACCCACGGGCCGAAATCGGCGACTCATCCGGCGGGGGACACGGCCGGGGGCGCCGTGCCAGCACTCACGAGCCGGTTCAATGCCCGATGCGACCACGCCCGTGGCCGCGCTGAAGGACGCCATTCGCGCGTTCGCAGCGGCCCGCGGGTGGGAGCCGTACCACACGCCCAAGAACCTCGCGATGGCGCTGGCCAGCGAGGTCGGGGAGCTGTGCGACATCCTGCGGTGGCTCACGCCCGAGGAGTCCGTGGCGGTGGCGCGTGATCCGGTCCAGCGCGAGGCGTTCGCGGACGAATTGGCCGACATCGCGAACATCGTGTTTCTGCTGAGCGCGCACACCGGGATCGATCTGTCCGAGGCGGTGGCGGCGAAGATGACCAAGAACGCGGTGAAGTACCCGGCGCCCGGGTGACCCGGCGCCAAGTATTTCACCGCCAGCGGCGGCCGATCGGGGGAGATCGGTTCGCCGGCCATAGGGACTTGTCCAGCCTGTTCGAGGGGGAGTGGGCCGTGCGTAAACGACCGATTGTCCTCGCGGCCGCTGTTGCGGTCGCGGGGCTCGCCATACTGGGAACGGTGGTCGCGCAGCAGCCCACCGGCACCTACCCGCAGCCGAAGGTGGTGCCCGCCAGCGGCACCCTCCCGGGGACGGCCGTTCGCCCTTACGGCGACTGGACGCCGACGAACCCGCAACCGGTCTCTCCGGCGGCGGGGTTGGGGCTCGGCAGGCCCGCAAACACCGGC belongs to Gemmata obscuriglobus and includes:
- a CDS encoding nucleotide pyrophosphohydrolase codes for the protein MPDATTPVAALKDAIRAFAAARGWEPYHTPKNLAMALASEVGELCDILRWLTPEESVAVARDPVQREAFADELADIANIVFLLSAHTGIDLSEAVAAKMTKNAVKYPAPG